The DNA window ATGCGTCTTTCGTCTGGTTGTTGACGAAACGCTTCGACACGGTGCCTTCGCGATCGATCACGAAGGTGTGGGGTATGGTAAGCACGTTGCCGTACGCCTGGTAGGTCTTCCGGTCCGCTTCCACGATGGGATAGGATACGTTCAGCTTTTCGACGAAAGGTTTCGTGATGGGAAGCCCCTCTTCGTCGAGGGAAAGTCCGAGTACCTCGACACCCTGTTTCCCGTATGTTTCGTAGAGTCCGTTCAGGACCGGCATCTCCACGAGGCAGGGCGGACACCAGGTGGCCCAGAAGTTCACCACGACCACCTTTCCTTTCAAGGCGGATAGACTGGCCTCGCCGCCGCCCAGGACCGGCAGGTTGAAATCGGGCGCGGCGCTGCCTTCCTTCAGCATGAGCCGGGCCTCGATGGCCTTCAACTCGGCCACGACGGCCGCCCGGACGCGGGGAACCATGTTCGGGGTGACCTGGATCCCGAGCTCATTGTATACGGCCATGGCC is part of the Gemmatimonadota bacterium genome and encodes:
- a CDS encoding TlpA family protein disulfide reductase encodes the protein MKRIYTTFLCAMFAGAFVLSNVQAQTADQGEQPLTDDEQKIVVYIMKQVSESKAGKPNFGPETAMAVYNELGIQVTPNMVPRVRAAVVAELKAIEARLMLKEGSAAPDFNLPVLGGGEASLSALKGKVVVVNFWATWCPPCLVEMPVLNGLYETYGKQGVEVLGLSLDEEGLPITKPFVEKLNVSYPIVEADRKTYQAYGNVLTIPHTFVIDREGTVSKRFVNNQTKDAFEAAIKAALAKK